The sequence TAGTAGTATCCAAACTCAGGTATCCAATAGGCTTTTGTTGCTGATTGACAGATTTGGTCacagtgcaaaatgaaaatgttgGAAATAGCGAACCGCAAATTTATTGTGTAGGGAAGGGATGCAATCATCATATTTGCTGCTATTACGCATTAGTATTTCGTCTAATGTAGGAAGTAAAATTTATGCAatcagctgaaaaaaaaatcataaaaattgcAAACCTTGTTTTTGATTGTATGATTATactgcaagcataactgtcccatattcATATGGATTTCATATTAATACTTCACAATTTCGCTTGCTGTGGAATTGAAGAGGCTATGAGATGATAATCCGGTACGGAAACCCTACACACTACACAGCTATTATTTTTACATTGCTATAATACAAACAAAAGGGTTTTCCAAAGGAAGTGTTCCGAATTCGGAGGGCTAACAGGAAAAACACCAAAACAAAGTTTTCGAAGCCGGACTGTGAGAGGTCCAGGCTATGTCCCGTACACTGTGTTCGGTTCATTTTATCCTTCTGCATCGTCTGTGTGCTGCGGAATCCAATCCCCCATTATCCCACCCTGCCCAGATATGCTATCGTGAAATTGTAGAGAAATCGAACTTTCCCGCGCCATCGGAACGACAAAGGGGACAAAATTAATGGCGCTTTTCGATAGAATGAACTAGGCTTCGACTACAGTTTGAAAATCGATTTCACTCGATCTGTTTTTAGAGCCGGTATTCAATTTATAAACGGGAAAGTTTCGGTCGTCCAAGGAATAAGCAGCGGAAGTGGAATACTTTGCAATGGCAAagttttcgcgaaaattttctCGAATTCCTGATGATAGACAAATGCGAAATGATGTGCCTTCCCATACCCTTTTCCGCGTAATGTCCAAAGTAGGAGTCCGTCTTTTATCCTTGTAAATTTCCTCGCTCGACTGGCTCGGTGGAACGGGTCGAATCCACGAATGTCGACTAAACGAGCTGATTTTAATCTCGATGTTTCGTGGCAGTGCCGCAGCGTCTCATTTCAGCGTCGCTTTTCCCATCTCAATCCATTTGGTTATGGATAATCGAAATGGGGTTTTCGCAGTTCATTTAATTCCAGAAGCATGAAATTGAACTTCGTTCGAAGAAGTGACTGCTTCGGTAGAACGGATAATGTTATGAGTATGATCTGGGTGCTGCTATTGCGTGGAGAAAAGGTTAGCGCTACGAGTGATATATTTTATCGgatattgaaattattattcCACTGGACTGATGATTTACTATTATAATTGTTGGATGTCTTAAATTACTTCATCCTATTTTCATTATTGCTTGGAATTTATAGAATCTATTCCCTACTGATTGGCATGGCAAATGCTGATGGATAATACGTACCATTCCGTTTGCTCTGCTtttgaccgagaggggaatttgctgacagacaagactatggtggcagccaggtggaaggagcacgaAGATTTGTTTagcggtgaaaatgaaggtgtattaaggagcaggccATCCTGCTTTCCATAGTCGGAAACGGTCAAGCTGTGACACCatcaacgctggacgaggtaaagaaggctctcaacgagctgaaaaacagtaaagctgctggaaaGGACGAGATACCCGTCGAGCTTCttaaacacggaagtgagcagctgcatcaatcaatcaattatcCAGacaatatgggaggatgaagaactgcctgccggctggttggacggcctcatatgcccaatctattagaaagggcacagactaaagtgtaccaattacagagggattaCCCTTCTGAACTTGGCGTTCAAAATCCTGTCGTGTATCCTGTATAacagaccgcttgaggagtccttcgacggtgaataccaggcaggttttcgtgagggccgatcaacgacggatcagatgtttagcctgtggatgatccttgataaattccgggagtacaacttgcaggctcaccatctgttcattgatttcaaagcagcgccAGCGTAcgattatatgaaaaaaaaagagcTGTGGCAGATAGTGTCCGAACATGATGTTCCGGCGAAACTGTGactagactgatacgtgcaaccctggatggctcgaaatcaagtattcggattgcagacgaagtgtcaacctcgtttgtgaccttagacggattaaagcagggtgatgcactttcgaatttattgttcaacaagTACTCaagggcgctattaggagatccggcgtgcagaggaacggcactatcatcacacgatcgcatatgctcctgggctttgcggacgacatcgacctcattggaatcggtcgcagagcagtagtggagtattttgtcccactgaagattAAGACGGTGAAGGTAGCcctaaccattaactctaccaagacaaagtacatggtgacaTGAAGAGAttgaggaagacctagtggtgttggtgcagagcaGAGGTAGTGATTGATGGGaagtgtttgaagttgttgaagaatttctttacCTTGGAATGCTTGTGACAGGAGGGGTTTCTAGGTGTAGACacattctggaggagaaggacacaGCAAGGgatccggcagaacgtggaacgctatAGACGAAAATGAAGACTGCAGTCccacctttttcaggagaagaagcGCCGTCTGAAataagcggagtgcgaggagatagaacagctgtgccgttttcAAGAAACACGCTTAttttatcagaagctcaacgcatcccgcaaaggcttcgtgccgcgagttgagatgtgcagggataaggatgggagcatcttgactgACGGACGTGTaatgatcgaaaggtggaagcaacactacgAGGACACTTAAATGTTGCTGatagtacaggcagtgaaagtcaaggctggggaggagatgactacgtcagttcagcggacgatgtaAGCCAACCAGCCTCATTTTGAGGGAAGTTGagaatgccatccaacagctaaagacaaataaagcagctggtaatgaTGGTATCggggctgagctcatcaagatgggcccggaaaagttGGCTACCTGCCTGCACAAACTTAtaatcagaatctgggaaactgaacagctaatGGAGAAGCGGTAGGAAGGTGTcatatcacttgtcataagacgagtttgtacaatcccatttaattccaccgtttaattgtaccttgatagatacgtatttcgacctcaaatttgggggcagcagggactatgtccaagggcttgacgatccctccccaggccatctgcgagttgtggcgcctgcctaggatgtggtggggtttgacagtgggccctgttaaacctctataaaaagctgcatgaatccgccagtaggctccgccaaagcgaccatgtgccgctcaaagcgcacaagcccaagtcctggtgttaggtgggacgctaaacagccctgacacgacagccctccaacgagacaggaggtttgcgcaggccgcctttaaaaacaactattacgaacgacgtagaagataatacgactcgatacaatcggcaacgacctaggcgacaaataaaggatcacgattggaagcttggaacatggaactgcaagtcgctaggcttcgcaggttgcgacaggataatctacgatgaattacatccccgcaacttcgatgtcgtatcgctgcaggaaatctgctggacaggacagaaagtgtggaaaggcGGGtttcgagcggctaccttctaccaaagctgtggcaccaccaaccagctgggaaccggcttcatagtgctgggaaagatgcgccaacgcgtgattgggtaggagccaatcaacgcaaggatgtgcaagatGGGGATAAAAGgcagtttcttcaactatagcatcatcaacgtgcactgcccacacgaagggagacccgacgacgagaaagaagcgttctgtgcgcagctggagcagacatacgatggatgcccactgcgggacgtcaaaatcgtcatcggtgacatgaacgctcaggtaggaagggaggaaatgtatagaccggtcatcggaccggatagtctgcataccgtatcgaacgacaacggccaacgatgcataaactttgcagcctcccgtggaatggtagtccgaagcactttcttccccctcaagaatatccacaaggccacatggaaatcacctaatcaagtaacggaaaaccaaatcgaccacgttctaatcgacggtaaattcttctccgacatcacgaacgtacgcacttaccgcagtgcgaatattgaatccgaccactacctcgttgcagtatgtctgcgctcaaaactctcgacggtgatcatcACGCGTCGGaatcgtccgccgcggctaaacattcggctacaagacggtagactagcccaagactacgcgcagcagctggaaatggcactcccaacggaagagcagctaggcgcagcatctcttgaagatggctggagagatattcgatccgccattggaagcaccgcaaccgctgcactaggcacggtggctccggatcagagaaacgactggtatgacggcgaatgtgagcagttagttgaggagaagaatgcagcatgggcgagattgctgcaacaccgcacgagggcgaacgaggcacgatacaaacgggcgcggaacagacaaaactcgattttccggaggaaaaagcgccagcaggaagatcgagaccgtgaagagacggaggaactgtaccgcgctaataacgcacgaaagttctatgagaagttaaaccgttcacgtaagggccccgtgccacagcccgatatgtgtaaggacataaacgggaaccttcttacaaacgagcgtgaggtgatccataggtggcggcagcactacgaagagcacctgaatggcgatatggcagacaacggtggtggtatggtaatgaacctaggacaGTCTCGCGcaagacatgcgacttccggctccgaatctccaggaaatccaggaggagatcggccggctgaaaaacaacaaagcccctgtagttgaccatctaccaggagagctgtttaaacacggtggtgaggcactggctagagcgctgcactgggtgataaccaaggtttgggaggatgagtttctgccgtaggagtggatggagggtgtcgtgtgtcccatctacaaaaagggcgacattgctgaacgccgcctacaaggtactctcccaaattttatgccgccgactaacaccaattgcaagatagttcgtggggcagtaccaggcgggatttatgggtgaacgctctaccacagaccaggtgttcgccatacgtcaggtattgcagaaatgccgcgaatacaacgtgcccacacatcatctatttatcgacttcaaagccgcatatgatacaatcgatcgggtccagctatggcagctaatgcacgaaaacggatttccggataaactgatacggttgatcaaggcgacgatggatcgggtgatgtgcgtatttCGAGTTTCatggggcattctcgagtcccttcaaaacgcgcagagggttacggcaaggtgatggtctttcgtgtctgatattcaacatcgctctggagggagtaatacgaagggcagggattgacacgagtggtacgatgttcacgaagtccgtccaatTATTTTgtttcaccgacgacattgatattatggcacgtaactttgagaggatggaggaagcctacatcagactaaaaagcgaagctaaacggattggactagtcatcaacacgtcgaagacgaagtacatgataggaagaggctcaagagaggacaatgtaagccacccaccacgagtttgtattggtggtgacgaaatcaaggtggtagaagaatactcgtacttaggctcactggtgacctccgataacgataccagcagagaaattgggataagcatcatggcaggaaatcgtacgtagtttgggctccgcaaaacgctccgagcgaatagagctcgccgccgtaccaaactgactatctacaaaacgcttataagaccggtagtactctacggacacgagacctggacgatgctcgtggaggaccaacgcgcactggaagtttttgaaaggaaagtgttgcgtaccatctatggtggggtgcagatggcggacggtacgtggaggaagcgaatgaaccacgagttgcatcagctgttgggagaaccatccatcgttcacaccacgaaaatcggaagactgcggtggggcgggaacgtagccagaatgtcggacagtaatccggtgaaaatggttctcgacaacgattcgacgggaacaagaaggcgaggtgcacagcgggcaaggtggatcgatcaggtggaggacgatttgcggaccctccgcagactgcgtggttggcgaagtgcagccatggaccgagctgaatggagaagactttcatgtgcagcacaggccacttcggccttagtctgataataaataaataaataaaggtacaattaagtggtggaattaaatgggattgcacaaactcgtcttatgacaagtggagacattccactaaaaagctaaaaataattttcttaacagggATCATATgttccatctacaagaaaggcgacaagttgGAGTGTGGAAACTATCGAGCGGTCGCCGTCCTTAATGCCGCTCACAAAGTGATATCTCAGATCATTTTCCGTCGTTTGTTACCAATAGTGAATGAGCTCGTGGAAGGTTATCAAGGCGGTTTCGTTGACGGACGCTCGATAACgggccagatctttactgtactgcaaatgcttcaaaaatgccgtgaataaaAGGCCCCATCGCATCATATAtcaattgatttcaaggcggcaaaCTCTGTGAAGATTCAGTGCGAACACTCCAGTatggggtttgagtaaagtgccttcagcgtgtattaatagattcacacatcagtgTTTCAaccggcgagcagcaagccatgacttttccTCTCCcagtcagacctccgtggcgtgcacacgcatccacggagagtcgctgtcataacttcgttccggccatttagggctaCACATCCAGCTGTTTCGAATTCCGCCGGGGACTAATATAAGGTGATGAACTTtcttgcctgttgttcaacattgcacaaAAGAAATGCAGAAGGCCAGGTCTCAAtcgtggtacgattttcaacatatccagtcagtttgtttgtttcgcggatgacatggacattgtcggtcgaacatttgcaaaggtggcagaactgtacatccacctgaaacgtgaaggaccaaaagttggactgtagtggtggtgaatgcatcgaagacaaagtacatgcctGTTGCCGGAAccaagcgcgacagggcccgcctgggaagcagtgttacgatagacggggatactttcgaTATGCTCGATGAATTCgcctaccttggatccttgctaacggctgatagtAATGTTAATAAGTtttagaagaaactgcggtcaaaaaagattcacagcCGCGCCAAATGtgccatgtacaagacgctgtaATAGAACTTTCCGTCTATTAAGATATTACATCGTTATTAATTCATTGCACCGTTATTAATTTAAACTTAGGAAAAACCTTCAACAGTTGTAAATATAAGCCGACCCTCATAAAACGCTAATTAAGAAAAACCCATAGAAAGCATAAAAAAACGTACAACAATGTCACGCCTATTTGTAAACTTACCTGGCCTTTCCATCCTACCCTGCACACATCATAATTGTAAACGTCTACCTAGGTTAAGCAAATGTAAACTTAGTATTTAAGAGTGAAGAACAATAAAGATCATAGCCTTTTGCATTCGTGATGTTAAAAGAAGCATACACTGTTCGTCTCTGCATCTCTCGTGTCACAAGTCCCTAATCTATAGGAGTTAGACACAAGTACAGTtgaacgctcattagaccggcaGTCCTTTACGGGCATAAAACTTGAACCATGTTCGAGGAGAACTTTCCTGCACTCGTAGTATACgaaagacgggtgcttaggaccatctttggcggtgtgcaaaaagatgtggcggcgaagaatgaatcacgagcctgcccaactctacggcgaacccagtatccagaaggtagccaaatctggaagggtacgatggacagggtatgttgcaagaatgccggacagcaacgcTGCAAAGATGGcattcgcttccgatccggcagaaGGCGGcgcacagcgagcgaggtgggctgactaggtacagaacgacttggcgagcgtggggctaattcgaggatggagagatgcggcttcGTACCGTGTATTGTGGATtcgaattgttgattcagttttatctgtttaGACGTAAgcgaaatgaataaaattaatttcTTACTGATTATACTTAAACGCAAAAGATGTGAAATGTATGGAGCAGTACACGTGATCAAGTAAGGTAATTTTAGTGCTCTGCCATGCTTTTCCGCGTCGTGACCCGAATCACCGGATGCCAAAAAAGCTTGCGATGATTGGTCAGTCACTAACTTTAAATGAACTGACTAAGCAGACACAGAAAACGTCAAAGTGTTTCACCGGACGAGCAATATTGCATAGCCTTCCTCGTAGCCTCCCAATTTGCGTAGTATCTTCATAATTTCTATCGTCAACATCCGCCAACATGGGCATCTTGCCTAAACATGCTTTATTAAACACGGAGTATTGAGCGTGAGGTCCAGGACTCAGTTTGCCGCACAGTCATTGAATTGCAGCTGGCTTCAATTCTCCAAGCTTTTCGATGAGGAAGTCCTCTTTTCTTTGCAAGTAGATTCTTCAAAGGAGTATATGCTGGTTGTACGATAAGCTTCAACATTCCCTCATGGTTAGTTCATCATTAGGTAGGCCGATGGAAGATTTCGGAACACGACGACGATTCTGCTAAACAAAGTATTCTTAAATGTCGGTTCATTGTGCATCACCCTCAGCTTCCAGTCAAATCCAAATAATGTTACCCTTCGATGATATGTTGGTTAGAATTCGTGAAAGTTTGAGTCCGCCAAAGAAGGCTGACATCGGAAGTATCCTTTCCGATGGATTACAGCTGGAGGTTGGCGTTGGTCATTGGTATGCTTAGTTTTTTCTTCTGTTGATAGACGTCATCAAACGCAACGTTAGCAACCACACCTCCTACCCAAAAGCCATAACATCGCGACCAAGAAACCACAGGTAACCATAATAAGTTTTTCCATTCCTTGACCTTCAGTGGCTCTGACCGTTGTTAGTTTGATGGTCGTGACTAATATGTTCTCCACCTTTTATCAATCTATTTATTACTTATGTAAACACGTGAGCTTGAGCTCACACTAGTTCTACTTGTCAAGAAACTAATCAATATAAACTAAAACGAATATAAGAAAAGGATcaattagaaaataaaataattaaataaaagtaTTTAGCAAAAACATACTGGGGCATCAAACTCAGAACCTCAAGATCGGCTGGCCTAAACGCTAACATTTGCACCAATTTAGATCCGTGAAGATTGTGTACTATAATGCTATGGTATGACAAATAAATCACAGGTAACTTTGCCTTCATTCCACAGGTTATCTATTCACTGCATCGAGCTTCGCGACCGTCTTTTATCTATCCAAGGAGTGTTATTGTCTAGAAAACATCGTTCTCGTTATCCATGGTAACGAAACGGGCTCATTCAACAAAGAGTCATGCCGCACATGGCTTCGGACATAACTAAACCAGAGACAAGCAAATTATTTTCTCGTCCTGACAACGCGGATTTGTaattacacgcaaaaaaaagcgttcccgaattagtgaaccagcaaaaaaacaccgtgatttaattcatggattcgggaacaccagtcacgttttccagaacgttccagaaaacgtgattgaattcccgaatccatgactgttgttcacgaaaaaatacaccgtgaactcgttagttcacgaattcatgaacgctttttttttgcgtgtaaggGCACGGAAttcaagttccaaagtgctcgcgttttcgggggcccatcactcgattcagaggcggcgcacaactgtcatttttgttgatttagctttgctgcgtcgcagcatgcgtgaaataataaaaatgacagttgtgcgttgcttccgtatcgagtggtgtgcctccgaaaacgcgagcacttttaatcttggattccgtcaggagtgaccttaaacgagcctattttggaaaagatccatgtacgcccagaatagtgtaactttccacgtctttattttttacgcgctgattacttttcattatttttttttctgtgagcCTACCAAAATCTTTATAATTATGAGAGCCTTCATTTTCATCTGGTATTATAAAATTGGGAACTCTTGTGTTTCAATAATTACAATATAAATTATGACAATTTTCATTAGTAATTCATTGTTGAGCTATGAGTTCATATATGTTTGAATATTTAAAGCCCGACACATATAAGATCAAACATCCAACGGAACCAAGAGATAGACACAGCACGGGCAGTTTATTAAATTGCCCGTCCTGAAGCACCGATGAAAGCATTTATTTCCACCCCAGATACGCCGTCTAGGGCCGGCGAATGGCTTTTACGGCCATTATATTACTAATGCAGCAACATCTTTGCAGACACGCTTGCTTCCAAAGGCAAACGAGAATAGAAGAGTAGTTCACTAATTCAAAACATTCACACTCCCCCGCAGCCGGCTCTCTAAAGCTTCCGTAGCATTCTCGGCATCGCCGTCGTCAACGACGACATCGTTTGCGTATTCTTTGGAGGGCAGTTTCACTCTCTTAACTCGACATTGAATCACCACCGGATATGGTACTGATGGTGCACGGCTGTAAGCGAGCATCGTTGAGCTTTTTCTCTCGTTTTCCGTTTATCCCATACCTCTAAGTAGGTAATGCGGGAAATGTGCTGGAAGGTGAGTTTGATATGCACAAAGGCGAATAACACACGCAGGACTACAAGTTCCGTCGTCTACCGTAACCGGAGTACGGGGTAAACACTTGGCTTACAAATGAAAGCGAATATTTCCCAATTAGTGGGGGTAAGCTGGCACTCGAATGATGTAGTGTACTAGTCAAAGCAGAAACAGGACCTCGGCTGCTGCCGGGACTAGCGCCGGCGAAGGATCAAGCCTTCGTTTGAAGAAGGTATTTTGCCGTTGTTATGTGTACTTGTGCGGTTAACACTTCACGGAACGTAGGTCGGCATATTGTAGACGCAGTGCCACAGTACCACCGTCATGAGAGTTTTAGCTAATTTACGCTTTTGTATATGCAGCCAGTGTGAATTAAGAACACTAGATACAACGTTAACTGATTTTTTGCATCTGGAAGCTGGGCCACTTACCATAATACGAAAAAACAGGACCTTTGCGGAGGTTGAAAAATGAACTAATTTATTTTAAGAAGGTCCGTTAAAGCTACAAGGATAAAGGGAAACCAATGCAAATTGGAAAAGCTCCAATATGTGAATGTCTAggtgtctgtgtgtatgtgtacatgAGGTGCATGGCTAGACTCTTTTGAAAGCATTGAgaattattttttactagcagacccgacgaacttcgtttcgcctaaaattgatttattctctgcttagttctcgagttatgcagaaatgtctgtttcatttgtatggaagcccccctttccaaaggagggagggatctcaaaccatcttaagaaccttcccggccccaaaaacctctgcatacaaattttcacgccgatcgccgaagtctataaggttcagacagacagaaattcatttttatgtatatagatttttcaAGGCGAGCATTGTATATACAAAGAATTTGAACATAGAGTGCTTTCATTCACAGTACTCGAAATTATCAATGAGTACATACTACTACACTCTGTGAGCAAAAATGTACGATctgttgaaaggaagctttcgcataaatagaatttttatgaTGTACAATTTTGATTGGCAATCGCATTTTTACGATATACTACATAGATTGAATACTATTGATATAGTTTCTaagttttattggcgctcttattaCTATCaatgaaaaagcttcaaa comes from Armigeres subalbatus isolate Guangzhou_Male chromosome 2, GZ_Asu_2, whole genome shotgun sequence and encodes:
- the LOC134209179 gene encoding uncharacterized protein LOC134209179; amino-acid sequence: MSDRLRLSDIGTSSCGSTQLLEDEMINLMALPSTAPAFLHGNQSEAKPSVSGTRRHVLPENAVLHHPQPQAAHQPRRIICSIYKKGDKLECGNYRAVAVLNAAHKVISQIIFRRLLPIVNELVEGYQGGFVDGRSITGQIFTVLQMLQKCRE